A genomic region of Stenotrophomonas sp. NA06056 contains the following coding sequences:
- a CDS encoding XVIPCD domain-containing protein, which yields MADTPVFQGHHLIEQIAFEQSQLLKSLARSGHFALHGPDNILNLPANPALATRLSISPHSGGPLSAYSDQLKFVLDDLAETSDGRALLSKETPPDVRAAAAERMGARIQNLEHTLRAGIINGDLVTNTPENMTPAEANAKVRTFFSDLDGYQRTHATQIAELKTLNPSELRWRGVTQSEANVRLALDAIDEPGNSTLSERWGGRASLGTAIQEANQGGRLPLSEHTAVRVRTAFNPEMPLTIVRPGPATTAPELAGTAGRAGAAEGAAEAAAAARGQITGARVLGAAGVAALAVDFAITGHRVAELRSEGNDAGAKSAATHFVGRTAGGFGGGFLLGAGYGVVTGSWTGPGALATGLLGGVAGGFAGEYWAQYQDKKAVYTQVDRSGNEWSRDPEDAKGTWSRSVRTPQPDGSYRETTMLAGGRLVDELNYKAANDSYSLGMANLPKPQNPFKLDASGEKTPPREPFETNRHYVRNPNNGEWNLSIHAVIDGRVPLDYSVSVSPEKAGQLELESQRIIAQNAANTPEALAARYQVAFNQYNWHEFASIEPVPEVITNAQNQTQPLRASNGEKYTQDANGQWHTPGWVYGTNPAEGSIIEELNRTRQSQQAGVQELASMADIARANPTPTEYGLRRQVVDAYQSAGIVRNAEEIDDAVAAVAQDHARTVPSFGTFMLQVQKDGSLATLAGKDDERMQIVAVTTPAEIAQAYLQRTTAPQEQPPAVAPPSAPSPHTTSPATQHKTEVGQHHSTAPRPEDAGLLGQLRSSVAMLDEKNNKPWDQSSDRLLASAYRLAAEAGFKPGDKIDMALNEATETRAAGTTLFVTRSGPGASSDPAANRVQMPTQDALAVAPEQQYAAANRSLGAQDQERSQQLAQAQTQEQEQSRQGPRMG from the coding sequence ATGGCCGACACACCGGTTTTTCAGGGACACCATCTGATCGAACAGATTGCGTTCGAACAGAGCCAGCTGCTGAAGTCGCTTGCCAGGAGTGGTCATTTCGCGCTCCACGGCCCCGACAACATTCTCAACCTGCCCGCGAACCCTGCGCTGGCGACCAGGTTGAGTATTTCGCCACACTCAGGCGGCCCGTTGAGTGCGTACTCGGATCAACTGAAGTTCGTTCTCGACGACCTCGCGGAAACATCCGATGGCCGCGCTCTGCTGTCGAAGGAGACGCCGCCGGATGTGCGGGCCGCCGCGGCCGAGCGTATGGGTGCCCGCATCCAGAACCTCGAACATACCCTTCGCGCCGGCATCATCAACGGCGACCTGGTCACCAACACGCCCGAGAACATGACCCCGGCGGAAGCCAACGCCAAGGTCCGCACCTTCTTCTCTGATCTGGACGGCTACCAGCGCACCCACGCCACGCAGATTGCGGAACTGAAGACGCTCAATCCGTCCGAGTTGCGCTGGCGCGGCGTCACCCAGTCCGAAGCCAACGTGAGGTTGGCGCTGGATGCCATCGACGAACCCGGCAACTCCACCCTGAGCGAGCGCTGGGGTGGCCGCGCATCGTTGGGCACCGCCATTCAAGAGGCCAACCAGGGCGGCCGCCTGCCGTTGAGCGAGCACACCGCCGTCCGCGTGCGCACTGCGTTCAACCCGGAAATGCCTCTGACCATCGTGCGCCCCGGCCCGGCAACCACAGCTCCGGAACTGGCTGGCACTGCAGGGCGAGCGGGTGCTGCGGAAGGTGCCGCCGAAGCGGCTGCCGCCGCGCGCGGACAGATTACCGGCGCCCGCGTACTCGGTGCCGCGGGCGTCGCCGCTCTGGCCGTGGACTTCGCCATCACCGGCCACCGCGTGGCCGAGTTGCGCAGCGAGGGCAACGACGCCGGCGCAAAATCTGCTGCCACCCACTTCGTGGGGCGTACCGCGGGCGGCTTCGGCGGCGGTTTCCTGTTGGGCGCAGGGTACGGCGTGGTTACCGGCTCGTGGACCGGGCCAGGTGCGCTGGCTACCGGGCTGTTGGGCGGCGTGGCCGGTGGCTTTGCCGGTGAGTACTGGGCCCAGTACCAGGACAAGAAAGCCGTCTACACCCAGGTGGACCGCAGCGGCAACGAATGGAGCCGCGACCCGGAGGATGCAAAGGGCACCTGGAGCCGCAGCGTGCGCACGCCGCAACCCGATGGAAGCTACCGCGAGACCACGATGCTCGCCGGTGGCCGGCTGGTGGATGAGCTGAACTACAAAGCCGCCAACGACTCCTATTCGCTGGGCATGGCCAACCTGCCCAAACCGCAGAATCCCTTCAAGCTGGATGCAAGCGGAGAGAAAACGCCCCCGCGCGAGCCGTTCGAAACCAACCGCCACTACGTGCGCAACCCGAACAACGGCGAATGGAACCTCTCCATCCACGCAGTGATTGATGGACGCGTCCCGTTGGACTACAGCGTGTCCGTCAGCCCGGAAAAGGCTGGCCAACTGGAACTGGAATCGCAGCGCATCATTGCCCAGAACGCCGCAAACACGCCGGAGGCGCTCGCCGCCCGTTACCAGGTGGCGTTCAACCAGTACAACTGGCACGAGTTCGCCAGCATCGAGCCGGTACCGGAGGTGATCACCAACGCGCAGAACCAGACGCAACCCTTGCGCGCCTCGAACGGCGAGAAGTACACACAGGATGCCAACGGGCAGTGGCACACCCCGGGCTGGGTGTATGGCACCAACCCGGCCGAAGGCAGCATCATCGAGGAGCTCAATCGCACGCGTCAGAGCCAGCAGGCCGGTGTGCAGGAGCTGGCTTCCATGGCGGACATTGCCCGGGCCAATCCCACGCCAACCGAGTACGGCCTGCGTCGCCAGGTGGTGGACGCCTACCAGAGCGCCGGCATTGTGCGGAACGCAGAAGAAATTGATGACGCTGTAGCTGCTGTTGCCCAGGATCACGCACGCACCGTGCCCAGCTTCGGCACTTTCATGCTGCAGGTACAGAAGGATGGCTCGCTGGCCACACTGGCCGGGAAAGATGACGAGCGCATGCAGATCGTTGCCGTTACCACGCCGGCGGAGATTGCACAGGCATACCTGCAGCGCACGACTGCACCGCAGGAACAGCCACCGGCAGTCGCTCCTCCGAGCGCACCGTCGCCACATACCACTTCGCCTGCTACACAGCACAAAACTGAAGTCGGCCAACACCACAGCACAGCCCCACGGCCGGAGGACGCCGGGCTGCTGGGGCAGTTGCGCTCGTCGGTGGCCATGCTGGATGAAAAGAACAACAAACCGTGGGACCAGAGCAGTGATCGCCTGCTGGCCTCTGCCTACAGGCTTGCGGCAGAGGCCGGGTTCAAGCCCGGCGACAAAATAGACATGGCGTTGAATGAGGCCACCGAAACCCGTGCTGCGGGTACCACATTGTTCGTGACGCGCTCGGGGCCGGGCGCGTCATCAGACCCCGCCGCCAACCGGGTGCAGATGCCGACGCAGGACGCGCTGGCCGTCGCACCGGAGCAGCAGTATGCAGCGGCCAACCGGAGCCTTGGTGCTCAGGACCAGGAGCGGTCACAGCAACTGGCACAAGCGCAGACGCAGGAGCAGGAGCAGAGCCGGCAGGGGCCGCGGATGGGCTGA
- a CDS encoding Imm10 family immunity protein, producing MLARVLPLAENKEDQVVYEFTAEVVSVEEDDYCVIVGLADSSTDPSRYVILQNAKSYDSHDRELGMDHAHIEVGGGLEPCYGGLVGVLLQGMELELLLSDVAQRKLGIKGGIAVTLNTLDGRGALEAALGQICASEKIAFALSTTGAG from the coding sequence ATGCTGGCGCGTGTGTTGCCACTGGCGGAGAACAAGGAGGATCAGGTCGTGTATGAGTTCACCGCAGAAGTGGTTTCCGTGGAGGAAGATGACTACTGCGTCATAGTTGGGTTGGCCGATAGCTCAACCGATCCGTCTCGCTACGTAATACTGCAGAACGCAAAGTCGTACGACAGTCATGATAGGGAGCTGGGCATGGATCATGCCCATATCGAGGTTGGTGGCGGCCTTGAGCCTTGCTATGGCGGATTGGTGGGCGTGCTTCTGCAAGGCATGGAGCTTGAGCTGCTTCTCTCAGACGTTGCGCAGAGGAAGCTTGGGATCAAAGGCGGGATAGCGGTGACACTGAACACGCTGGACGGCCGCGGCGCGCTGGAGGCGGCATTGGGTCAAATCTGTGCTTCGGAGAAGATTGCCTTCGCGCTGAGTACAACGGGAGCGGGCTGA
- a CDS encoding RHS repeat-associated core domain-containing protein, translated as MMATGRRHFHQAPANDPDGDGVAFELSLRFPGQQATDASGLFYNYQREYNPALGRYSQSDPLGVAGGLATYAYVLANPVIDFDNLGLAPASGAMADCLEMILGESVSGVDVRNKTVVNNEFVTTRKNSIRLPPNLSMEEFFEDQKLVLHEYYHVIRQWNAGALSRRAYVAEFMRNGSAQGNKFEGAATAFAGANVSAFNKCIASKQECQK; from the coding sequence ATGATGGCCACCGGCCGCCGCCACTTCCATCAGGCGCCGGCCAATGATCCAGATGGCGATGGCGTAGCTTTTGAGCTCTCACTGCGTTTCCCGGGGCAGCAGGCGACGGATGCGAGTGGGTTGTTCTACAACTACCAGCGGGAGTACAACCCTGCGTTAGGGCGGTACTCACAGAGCGATCCTTTGGGGGTTGCCGGAGGCTTGGCGACGTACGCTTACGTTTTGGCGAACCCTGTGATTGACTTCGATAATTTAGGTCTGGCCCCTGCGTCTGGAGCAATGGCGGATTGTTTGGAAATGATACTCGGTGAATCTGTCTCCGGCGTTGATGTCAGGAACAAGACTGTCGTCAATAATGAGTTCGTTACGACTCGCAAGAATTCCATTAGGCTTCCGCCGAATTTGTCAATGGAAGAGTTCTTTGAGGATCAGAAGCTGGTTCTGCATGAGTATTATCATGTTATTCGCCAGTGGAACGCGGGGGCGCTTTCTCGAAGGGCATATGTTGCAGAGTTTATGAGGAATGGATCTGCGCAAGGGAATAAATTCGAAGGCGCTGCAACAGCATTTGCAGGTGCAAACGTGAGTGCATTCAATAAGTGCATAGCAAGCAAACAGGAGTGCCAGAAATGA
- a CDS encoding FtsX-like permease family protein: protein MQVGIIVAALKKHRLATFLIAIEIALACAVLCNAIFMFMEKSRALNLDSGVEESSLGVVQLSGFSADNANDINARVISAIRAIPGVESVGVISAVPFGDPGVRAGVNTDEALERSGGVLDFYLGDAVALNALGLKLTSGRMPEPGEYAPIAQYVPTNAPVLVTQQLADRYWPGQTAVGQSVWAMDTRFTVIGVVEHLVVSQPGGGEALGNDWSLVVPAVAGPQLAGRYVVRAKPQDLPRIFGQVGKVVSAAAPDVVFDQSASRPLSELRSDYFRGAKVMMGLLAAVIVALLGATALGIVGLASYWVEQRRKQIGIRRALGATRSDILRYFQIENFLIVTIGIAAGLILSYAMNLGLMRFYELPRLPVAYLPISAIALWLLGQAAVLVPALKASAITPVQAIRSL, encoded by the coding sequence ATGCAAGTGGGAATCATTGTTGCTGCGTTAAAGAAGCACCGGTTGGCTACGTTCTTGATCGCCATCGAGATCGCCTTGGCATGTGCCGTGCTCTGCAACGCCATCTTCATGTTCATGGAGAAGAGTCGGGCGCTGAATTTGGATAGTGGCGTCGAAGAGTCTTCCCTTGGGGTCGTTCAGCTCTCGGGATTCAGTGCCGACAACGCAAATGACATCAATGCGCGGGTCATAAGCGCCATCCGGGCCATTCCTGGCGTGGAGTCAGTCGGGGTCATCAGCGCGGTACCGTTTGGCGATCCCGGTGTCCGCGCCGGCGTGAACACCGATGAGGCCCTTGAGCGGTCCGGGGGCGTGCTGGACTTCTATCTCGGCGATGCAGTGGCCCTGAACGCGCTGGGCCTGAAACTGACATCAGGGCGGATGCCCGAGCCTGGGGAGTACGCGCCCATTGCGCAGTACGTTCCCACCAATGCGCCGGTGCTGGTGACCCAGCAGTTGGCAGATCGCTATTGGCCTGGACAAACGGCAGTCGGCCAGAGCGTCTGGGCGATGGACACCCGCTTTACGGTGATCGGAGTAGTCGAACATCTTGTGGTGTCGCAGCCAGGCGGAGGAGAGGCATTGGGTAACGACTGGTCACTCGTCGTTCCCGCCGTTGCGGGCCCGCAGCTCGCTGGCAGGTACGTCGTGCGTGCTAAGCCTCAAGACCTGCCTCGCATATTTGGTCAAGTGGGCAAGGTAGTTTCTGCAGCTGCGCCCGATGTGGTCTTCGATCAGTCTGCTAGTCGGCCTTTGTCTGAACTAAGGTCTGACTACTTCCGCGGGGCAAAGGTCATGATGGGTCTGCTTGCGGCAGTGATCGTTGCACTTCTCGGTGCTACAGCCCTGGGAATCGTGGGCTTGGCAAGCTATTGGGTAGAACAGCGTCGAAAGCAGATTGGCATTCGGCGGGCCTTGGGGGCCACGCGATCGGACATTCTTCGCTACTTCCAGATCGAGAACTTCCTCATCGTCACCATCGGGATCGCAGCCGGCTTGATCCTTTCCTATGCGATGAATCTGGGCCTGATGCGGTTCTATGAGCTGCCAAGGCTCCCTGTGGCCTACCTGCCGATCAGTGCTATTGCGCTGTGGCTTCTCGGTCAGGCCGCGGTGCTGGTGCCTGCACTGAAGGCTTCAGCCATCACACCTGTTCAAGCAATCCGATCTCTCTGA
- a CDS encoding DUF1629 domain-containing protein — translation MEAPVTESTPIEVSAEAASHKGEFFLIDASVPGNGKVPGIEIANEEKLFDPGMNVVSRPDGTPDQYPERPHLVHVPEKGGMPRDLEELAGIWIVSEPLKQLFEQVDAEAFAFVACDFSLADGSPGPRYYLGNVLRRLDALDEAASRVKIKLDHNYQTGEDEKLYSLVGGASLVFKQDVVGDAHIFRQDRMGAPPICDRAMFDALSAASFSGVRLRDVADI, via the coding sequence ATGGAAGCCCCCGTGACCGAATCGACCCCCATTGAAGTTTCAGCCGAAGCCGCATCTCACAAGGGCGAATTTTTCCTGATCGACGCCAGCGTCCCGGGAAACGGCAAGGTTCCCGGCATAGAGATCGCCAACGAAGAGAAGCTGTTCGACCCGGGGATGAATGTCGTCTCGCGTCCTGACGGAACGCCAGACCAGTATCCGGAGCGCCCCCATCTGGTTCATGTGCCGGAGAAGGGCGGAATGCCACGCGACCTGGAAGAGCTCGCTGGCATATGGATTGTGTCGGAGCCGTTGAAGCAGCTGTTTGAGCAGGTGGACGCCGAGGCGTTTGCATTTGTGGCCTGCGACTTCAGCCTTGCTGACGGCAGCCCTGGCCCTCGGTACTACCTGGGCAATGTGCTGCGCAGGCTCGATGCCCTGGATGAAGCCGCTTCCCGCGTGAAGATCAAGCTCGACCACAATTATCAGACCGGCGAGGACGAGAAGCTTTACAGCCTCGTCGGCGGAGCGAGCCTGGTGTTCAAACAGGATGTTGTGGGAGATGCCCATATCTTCCGGCAGGATCGCATGGGAGCACCGCCCATCTGCGACCGCGCGATGTTTGATGCTTTGAGTGCGGCCAGCTTCTCCGGCGTACGGCTGCGCGATGTAGCCGATATTTAA
- a CDS encoding FtsX-like permease family protein encodes MSIAELPLVVRALTRNRFIASILLVQVLVATACVTNLAFLLSERLGTLTYKTGLEEANLGVIETEYLGPAAANPAASIRTDLEAIRQQPGVEQVIAAESLPLAQHSWSAGFTNKPLEGNDISGIVEAEPTVYTASSPAAKVLGLTLVAGRDLSVGAFVPMEASADYAGLYKASETVVSQALADKLFPEGGAVGKFLYADAQHPIQVVGVVKTLSRPVLKTDADNDMSLILPLIPDGPRVMFAIRAADGRVADVITSSEAALSQRDANRTISRSTSFRELRADYFRHDQTMAIMFLSSGLALLVVTATGVYGLASFWVRKRYRQIGIRRALGARKSDILRYFLVENLILTATGSVVGTALAIGLNMAVARYYEVPRIEAPFLAIGVLTVLLLGQAAAYVPARRAAKEAPVAILRSA; translated from the coding sequence ATGAGCATTGCAGAACTCCCCCTTGTCGTCCGCGCGCTGACCCGCAACCGCTTCATCGCATCCATCCTTCTGGTGCAGGTGCTGGTTGCCACCGCGTGCGTTACGAACCTCGCGTTTCTGCTATCCGAGCGGTTGGGCACGCTCACCTACAAGACGGGCCTGGAAGAGGCGAACCTGGGGGTCATCGAGACCGAGTACCTGGGGCCTGCAGCAGCCAACCCTGCAGCCTCGATCAGGACCGACCTTGAGGCCATCCGCCAGCAACCAGGCGTCGAGCAGGTAATCGCAGCCGAGTCGCTTCCGCTTGCCCAGCACAGCTGGTCGGCCGGGTTCACCAACAAGCCGCTTGAAGGCAATGACATTTCCGGCATTGTCGAGGCTGAGCCGACCGTCTATACGGCATCGTCGCCTGCGGCGAAGGTACTGGGTCTGACCCTTGTTGCTGGCCGTGACCTGTCTGTGGGAGCGTTCGTGCCGATGGAGGCCAGCGCCGACTATGCAGGGCTCTACAAGGCGAGCGAGACCGTTGTCTCGCAGGCACTGGCGGACAAGCTGTTTCCCGAGGGCGGCGCCGTCGGCAAGTTCCTGTATGCCGATGCGCAGCATCCCATCCAGGTGGTCGGCGTGGTCAAGACGCTTTCCCGGCCTGTTCTGAAGACCGATGCAGACAATGACATGTCACTCATTCTGCCGCTGATTCCTGACGGGCCTCGCGTGATGTTCGCCATCCGTGCCGCGGATGGGCGCGTGGCGGATGTGATTACGTCCAGTGAGGCCGCGTTGTCGCAGCGCGATGCGAACCGCACGATCTCCCGCAGCACCTCGTTCCGCGAGCTGCGCGCCGACTACTTCCGCCACGATCAGACCATGGCGATCATGTTCCTGAGCTCCGGGTTGGCGCTGTTGGTGGTAACCGCTACGGGCGTATACGGACTGGCCAGCTTCTGGGTCCGCAAGCGGTATCGACAGATCGGTATCCGGCGCGCACTGGGCGCCCGGAAATCCGACATCCTCCGGTACTTCCTGGTGGAGAACCTGATCCTCACCGCCACCGGGTCTGTGGTCGGTACCGCACTGGCCATCGGCCTGAACATGGCCGTGGCCCGGTACTACGAGGTGCCCAGGATCGAAGCGCCATTTCTCGCGATTGGCGTGCTGACCGTGCTTCTGTTGGGCCAGGCCGCAGCCTATGTTCCGGCGCGACGAGCAGCCAAGGAAGCCCCGGTAGCGATCCTGCGCAGCGCCTGA
- a CDS encoding Imm57 family immunity protein, whose protein sequence is MAEHAILASLAVHKSSERRSLCSQSPYACAGADGAELGLALIGGSSSPSAPKHLLELSRFRMDGALSEDYKCYVASRGGPVIQAAAKLDARKLAAQCRSELEAFKKRAAGNSFDVTPESMCSSVADIQTFLRDVGTLVKGGNDCDGV, encoded by the coding sequence ATGGCAGAGCACGCCATTCTCGCCTCGTTGGCCGTGCATAAGAGTTCGGAACGCAGGTCACTGTGTTCGCAGAGCCCCTATGCATGCGCGGGGGCTGATGGCGCGGAACTTGGGCTCGCCCTTATAGGCGGCAGTAGCAGCCCTTCTGCCCCCAAACACTTGCTGGAACTCTCACGCTTCCGCATGGACGGGGCACTTTCAGAGGACTACAAATGCTACGTCGCTTCGCGAGGCGGCCCGGTGATTCAGGCTGCTGCGAAGCTGGATGCCAGGAAGCTGGCGGCGCAATGCCGCTCTGAACTGGAGGCATTCAAGAAGCGGGCGGCGGGAAATAGCTTCGACGTCACGCCGGAGAGCATGTGCAGCTCGGTCGCGGATATCCAGACGTTTCTGCGGGACGTTGGGACGCTGGTGAAGGGGGGCAATGACTGCGATGGTGTCTAG
- a CDS encoding ABC transporter ATP-binding protein, producing MLKMQGLSKVFQIEQVQTHALRGFDLHVREGEFVAVTGPSGSGKSTFLNIAGLLEEYTAGSYELDGQDVSRLGDSQRSRIRNEKIGFIFQGFNLIPDLTLYDNIDVPLRYRGLGAKDRRERITGVLERVGLGSRAQHHPGALSGGQQQRAAIARALAGTPRLLLADEPTGNLDTEMARGVMELLQEINTAGATIIMVTHDQQLALRASRNVHIVDGHLSDLVRPEGGLAAA from the coding sequence ATGCTGAAGATGCAAGGACTCAGTAAAGTATTCCAGATTGAACAGGTGCAGACTCATGCACTCAGAGGCTTTGATCTACATGTGCGAGAGGGTGAGTTCGTCGCAGTCACTGGGCCATCCGGCTCGGGAAAGTCGACGTTTCTCAACATTGCAGGCCTGCTTGAGGAATATACGGCGGGTTCCTACGAGCTGGATGGCCAGGATGTGTCGCGTCTAGGCGATAGCCAGCGCAGCAGGATCAGAAACGAGAAGATCGGTTTCATCTTCCAGGGCTTCAATCTGATTCCAGATCTAACACTCTATGACAACATTGACGTTCCTCTGCGGTATCGGGGACTTGGCGCGAAGGACCGGCGGGAAAGGATTACTGGCGTTCTTGAGAGGGTCGGCCTTGGCTCCCGGGCCCAGCACCATCCAGGTGCCCTGTCCGGCGGTCAGCAGCAGCGGGCCGCAATTGCGCGGGCATTGGCTGGGACTCCCAGGCTGCTACTGGCAGACGAACCGACCGGTAACCTGGACACCGAGATGGCCCGTGGTGTCATGGAGCTGCTCCAAGAGATCAATACTGCCGGCGCGACAATCATCATGGTCACACATGATCAGCAGCTTGCACTTCGGGCCAGTCGGAACGTGCACATCGTTGATGGTCATCTTTCCGATCTGGTCAGGCCGGAAGGCGGCCTTGCTGCGGCCTAG
- a CDS encoding ABC transporter permease gives MFGYYFGLARTRLLETKGMSAALILALGLGIGASMTMLTVVRTMTWDPLPGRSEHLYHPFIDALPTSYDVRPGMDPRVALTWVDAQNLLRQAPASHQTALASTRLLVDAQRSVQIPFFTQGQYVTADAFAMFGIPMAQGRAWTREDDAVHARVVVLSQDLADRLGSEGLVGATVRLGGQAFRVMGVAGAWSPRPRFYTDLQQDVFKGREDFFIPIGVAAEMQMAVSSSVFSWSSDKPLNRLQDARTSWIQFWAELPDAASVEQYERFLGNYARTQQQAGRFDRTTAPRMVSLKDFLVEHRIIPNEVKLQLALCLGFLIVCLLNMSALIFARFIRRSHEISVRRALGARRQDVIHQLCTEALIIGGLGGAVGLIVAEAGLYLVRMQPEDYASLAKMDLSMAALTVGLACVSSVIAAFFPALRATSGRLAMQIKASE, from the coding sequence ATGTTCGGCTATTACTTTGGGCTGGCCCGCACAAGGCTTCTGGAAACCAAGGGGATGAGCGCCGCGCTGATCCTGGCGCTGGGGTTGGGCATCGGCGCAAGCATGACGATGCTGACTGTCGTGCGGACCATGACATGGGATCCACTGCCGGGGCGGAGCGAGCATCTCTATCACCCCTTCATCGACGCGCTCCCCACGTCCTACGACGTCAGGCCGGGCATGGACCCGCGCGTGGCCCTCACCTGGGTGGATGCGCAGAACCTGCTTCGGCAGGCCCCCGCCTCCCATCAGACCGCGCTGGCGTCTACCCGTCTGTTGGTAGATGCGCAGCGCAGCGTGCAGATTCCATTCTTCACGCAGGGGCAGTATGTCACTGCAGATGCGTTTGCCATGTTTGGCATCCCCATGGCGCAGGGCAGGGCGTGGACGCGTGAAGATGATGCCGTCCACGCCCGGGTTGTCGTGCTGAGCCAGGATCTGGCTGACCGTCTGGGCAGTGAAGGGCTGGTGGGAGCCACCGTCCGGCTTGGCGGCCAGGCATTCAGGGTGATGGGTGTTGCCGGTGCGTGGAGCCCGCGCCCCCGGTTCTATACGGACCTTCAACAGGATGTGTTCAAGGGGCGCGAAGACTTCTTCATCCCGATTGGTGTTGCCGCAGAAATGCAGATGGCGGTGTCCAGCAGCGTCTTCTCATGGAGCAGTGACAAACCCCTCAATCGCCTGCAGGACGCCCGCACATCATGGATCCAGTTCTGGGCCGAGTTGCCTGATGCGGCCAGTGTCGAGCAGTACGAGCGCTTCCTGGGCAACTACGCACGTACACAGCAGCAGGCCGGAAGGTTTGACAGGACAACCGCGCCGCGCATGGTGTCCTTGAAGGACTTCCTGGTCGAACATCGCATCATCCCCAACGAGGTGAAGCTGCAGCTGGCGCTGTGCCTGGGCTTCCTGATCGTCTGCCTGCTGAACATGAGTGCCCTGATCTTCGCCCGCTTCATCCGCCGGTCCCATGAAATATCGGTCCGTCGTGCGCTGGGTGCGCGCCGGCAGGACGTCATCCATCAGCTCTGCACTGAAGCACTGATCATCGGCGGCCTGGGCGGGGCGGTAGGGTTGATCGTTGCAGAGGCCGGCCTCTACCTTGTGCGGATGCAGCCGGAGGACTACGCCTCGCTGGCCAAAATGGATCTGAGCATGGCCGCTCTCACCGTGGGCCTGGCGTGTGTCTCCAGTGTCATCGCTGCGTTCTTTCCTGCGCTGCGCGCTACTTCAGGCCGTCTGGCCATGCAGATCAAGGCGTCAGAATGA
- a CDS encoding helix-turn-helix transcriptional regulator: MDMEVGTLSARIRFARVSSGLSQTELAKALGVNRATVGHWEREDGFSPTVDHLLDMARVMNVSMSWLAAGEDMKPSSEAGGTRSNLEARMVALSKHLPTPFLLHVVALMESAETYI, translated from the coding sequence ATGGATATGGAAGTCGGCACCCTTTCTGCTCGGATCCGCTTTGCCCGGGTCAGCAGCGGTTTGTCGCAGACCGAATTGGCCAAGGCATTGGGCGTCAACCGCGCTACGGTCGGGCACTGGGAACGTGAGGACGGCTTCTCACCCACGGTCGACCACCTGCTGGACATGGCACGCGTGATGAATGTGAGCATGTCCTGGCTTGCAGCGGGTGAGGACATGAAGCCGTCCAGTGAAGCCGGTGGCACGCGCTCAAATCTGGAGGCCAGGATGGTGGCGCTGTCGAAGCACCTTCCGACGCCCTTTTTGCTCCATGTCGTGGCGCTGATGGAGAGCGCAGAGACATATATCTAG